A genomic window from Methylobacterium nodulans ORS 2060 includes:
- a CDS encoding IS66-like element ISMno3 family transposase: MGRRELERLSKAELIELVLRLQRPDKTSRTSSTPPSTDRKERREQAKPGGAKPGHEGHSRVSSQIPDEVVAHRPGHCSCGGGVLAPDLPAEIVSLSERIELPEVAPVVTQHQQLAVRCLACGARVLAPVPQAARGTPFGPRLHAVAVYLKTFQALSYERLQALLADLFGLTLSQGGLMNLLRRAQGRFRPGRAAAVSALRRAAVVASDETGVRIEGTNSYHWGFHSADAVVHHAAPTRVACVIREMMDGHRPAVWLSDRSTAQQGHGVRHPTCLAHLVRDIAYAVEASEDPVPLRLQLWLGSVFSLAERVTDLAASTLAAKRRTLERRLAEILAVPSRCDLTRALQAKIGRARDQLLVFLAHPGQVAVTNNGCKRALRPAVVQRKVTNGYRAMWAAEGEADVRTVVDTARLSGAGTFSARSSRLSAPNPRCHGRG; the protein is encoded by the coding sequence ATGGGCCGCCGCGAGCTTGAGCGCCTGAGCAAGGCGGAGCTGATCGAGCTGGTGCTGCGGCTGCAGCGCCCAGACAAGACCTCGCGCACCTCCTCCACGCCGCCCTCGACCGATCGCAAGGAGCGGCGCGAGCAGGCCAAACCTGGCGGCGCCAAGCCGGGTCACGAGGGGCACAGTCGGGTGAGCAGCCAGATCCCGGATGAGGTGGTCGCGCATCGCCCGGGTCACTGCTCCTGCGGTGGAGGCGTGTTGGCTCCGGACCTTCCGGCCGAGATCGTCAGCTTGTCCGAGCGGATCGAGCTGCCCGAGGTCGCGCCAGTCGTCACCCAACACCAGCAACTGGCCGTGCGCTGTCTCGCCTGTGGTGCACGGGTCCTCGCTCCGGTGCCGCAGGCCGCGCGCGGCACCCCGTTTGGCCCGCGCCTGCACGCGGTGGCTGTCTACCTGAAGACCTTCCAGGCGCTGTCCTACGAGCGGCTACAGGCCCTGTTGGCGGACCTGTTCGGGCTGACGCTCAGCCAGGGCGGCCTGATGAATCTGCTCCGCCGCGCGCAAGGGCGGTTCCGGCCCGGCCGCGCGGCGGCCGTGTCGGCGCTGCGCCGGGCTGCGGTCGTCGCCTCAGACGAGACTGGCGTGCGCATCGAGGGCACGAACAGCTACCATTGGGGCTTCCACTCGGCTGATGCGGTGGTCCATCACGCCGCCCCGACGCGGGTGGCCTGCGTCATCCGAGAGATGATGGACGGGCACCGGCCCGCGGTGTGGCTGTCGGACCGCTCCACGGCGCAGCAAGGCCATGGCGTGCGCCACCCAACCTGCCTGGCGCATCTGGTGCGCGACATCGCTTATGCGGTCGAGGCCAGCGAGGATCCCGTGCCGCTGCGCCTGCAGCTGTGGCTGGGATCCGTGTTCAGCTTGGCGGAGCGCGTCACGGATCTCGCCGCTTCAACCTTGGCGGCCAAGCGCCGGACGCTGGAGCGGCGGCTGGCCGAGATCCTGGCCGTCCCAAGCCGCTGCGACCTGACGCGAGCCTTGCAGGCCAAGATCGGCCGTGCGCGCGACCAGCTTCTGGTCTTCCTCGCCCATCCCGGCCAGGTCGCGGTCACAAACAACGGCTGTAAGCGGGCCCTGCGCCCGGCGGTGGTGCAGCGGAAGGTGACGAACGGCTATCGGGCGATGTGGGCGGCCGAAGGCGAGGCCGACGTGCGCACGGTCGTCGACACAGCCCGTCTGTCGGGTGCTGGCACCTTTTCGGCACGA